In Streptomyces erythrochromogenes, the DNA window CGGCCAGTGCGCACAGGCCGATGAGGGCGCACCCGACCCCCGCGTTGCCGAGGGTCTCCAGCGGGGTCTGGCTGTAGGGGTCGGCCAGCAGCAGCCAGTCCCAGGAGGTGCTCGGCACGGCGCCGAACTGGCCGCTCAGCACCTCCCGGACGGGGTCGGCGGCGGCCATGGCCTCCGGATGGTGGACCGCTATCGCCTCCAGCAGCCGCTGCCGGGTGCCGAACACATGGGTGGCCAGCCAGGCGGTGCCGTACCCGGCGACCGCGGCCGCCGTGCCCCACACCGCCATCCGCCGGGCCGTCACCCGCTCCCGCACGTCGCACAGCCGGGCGAGGGCCATTCCGGCCAGGACGTACGGGAAATAGGTGGCCAGCGGATACGCCCCGGTCAGCAGCAGCTCGCACACCGCCGCGCCCAGCCCCGGCCAGCTGGTCAGGTCCGCGGCCTCGGGGACCAGGCCGCGCCCGGAGGACCCGTACCCGAACAGCGGGCCCAGCAGGAACGACAGCAGCGGCCCCACCACCACCGACGCGCCCGCGACGGCGGTGAGCACCGGGGTGGAGAGCCGGGTGAAGGGTTCGGCCGCCAGGAAGTACACGGCGAAGAAGGCGAGGATGACCAGGATCCCGGGCCACAACGAGGCCAGGTACAGGCCGAGTACGGCCAGGACGGCGCAGCGGATCAGCAGCGGACGCCACCGCGACGCCCAGCCCTCGGGGCGCCGCGCCGGGTCCGTGGCGCGCTGCGCGAGGACCAGGGAGAACCCGGCGAGGAGGGTGAAGAGGGCCGGGGCGCGCCCGTCGGCCGCGACGAGCAGGTACCCGGCGCCCTCGGGCTGCGGGCTGGGACCCACGTGCACGGCGAACATGCCGAGGACGGCTATGCCGCGCACGGCGTCGACCCCGGCCAGCCGGCCGGGGCCGCCGCCCCGCCCGTCCGCCCCCGCTCCGTTTCCGGCACCCGTCCCGGCCCCTGTTCCCACCGCTGTCCCCGCCACTGCCGTTCCGCTCCGCCCCGAAGTTGGTCGGACCGGCGGTGTTCATGCCGCCAGCCCGCTCCCGCACCGTACCAACGAAGACATAACCAGGTAATAAGGAGGTATAGCGGTGGCAAAGCGGGTCTGCCGGTTCCGGCTCCACGGCCCGCCGTAACCCGGGGGCCGTGCCCGCTGTTGCACAGGCGGCGGGTCCACCCAGGTGAACGGAGTCCCGATGCCGCAGCTGACCGACCACGGCGCGACCGACGACCGTGAGTGCGCCCCGGGGACCTGGATGACCCCCGAGGAGTACGGAGCCTCGCGCGCCGCCGTCTGGACCGCGGCCGTCGTCCTCGTCACCGACACCGACGGCCGGATCCTCGTCCAGAGCGTCGACTACCGCGCCGACCGGCTCCTGCCCGGCGGGGCGATCGACGCGGGCGAGGCTCCCTCCGCGGCGGCCGCCCGCGAGCTGCGCGAGGAGCTCGGCGTCGACGGCCGCTACCCGCGCGGCCTGGCCGTCGACTGGATCCCGGCCGACACCCCCGGCTTCCCGCCCGAGATGCGCTTCCCCGGCGAGATCCTGCACGTCTACGACGGCGGGACCTGGACACCGGACCGGATCGACGCCGTCCGCCTCCCGGCGCAGGAGATCACCGGCATCCACTTCGCCGAGCCGGCCGACCTGCCCGCCCTGATGGACCCCGGCGACGCCCGCCGCGCCCTGTCCGCCCTGCGCGCCCGCATCAACGGCTGCGGCGCCGCCCTGCTGGAGGACGGCCGGCCCACCGCACCGACCGCCCTCGACCGGCTCGGCGTGCTCCGCACCCCCCGGATCCCGCAGCGCGGGGCCTGGCACTGCGGCCCGGTCCCCGCGCAGGTGCCCGTACGGGACGTCTCCGCCTGGCTGTTCGCCCCCGACGGCCGGGTCCTGCTCCTCATCGCCCGGGCCACCGGCGCCGCCCACCTCCCGACCCCTGCCGCCGCCGCGGCCGCCGGGTGCTCCGTCCCCCTCGGCTACCGGTACGGCACGGAGGGCGCCCACGCCCGCGTCGCGGCCCGCCTCACCGGGCTCCCGCCGGCCGCGGACCCGGCGTACGCCCGGCTGCTGGCCACCCCCGAGCAGGTCCGCGAACTCAGCGACTGGGGCCGGGCCGGCGAGGACGAGGTCGCCGCGGTCCACGCGGCCCGCGCCCGGCTGGGCCTGCCGGCCCCCGCCCGCACCCCGCTCGCGGAGCTCCCGGAGGAGGGCGTGCGCTGGTGACCCGGCGGCGAGGCCGCCCGCCACCGCCGTGATCGGGAAATCCCTCGTCCGCGGTCCGCGGTCCCGCAGCATGGGGCCATGAGCGACAGTGCGATCACCTACACCCTCTACATCCAGGCCGACCCGTCCCGGGTCTGGCAGGCCCTCACCGACCCCGCCCTCACCCGCCGGTACTGGGGCCTGAGCTTCGAGACCGACTGGTCGGTGGGCTCGGCGATGGACTGGGTCGAGCGGGGCACCCGCACCAGTGACCCCGGCCAGCTGGTCCTCGGCTGCGTCCCGGACCGCCTGCTGTCCTACACCTGGCACACCTTCAGCCCGCAGTGGGCGGCCGCGGTCGGGATCGACGAGGAGCTGCGGTCCGAGCTGGCGCAGGAGCCCCGCACGAAGGTGACGTACGAGATCGAGCCGGTCGGCGACACCCTCGCCCGGCTGACGATCCGGCACGAGGGTTTCGTGCCGGGCGGCACCCTGATCGGCATGTGCGGGCGGGCCTGGCCGATGCTGGCGTCGAGCCTCAAGACCCTGCTGGAGACCGGGGCGCCGCTTCCCGAGCCGCAGCACGAGACGAGCCAGGGGGCCGGCGGATACGAGGCACACGAGAGCCGCGGGACCCGCGAGGGCTGATCAGGGGGCACTGAGATCCGGCGGGCGCCGCGGGCGGCCGCCCGGAGCCCGGCCCTCCGCACTCCTCGCCCGCCCCATCCGAACTGCCGCGCACCGCACCTGAGATCATGTGTACGGACCACGAACCAGGAGCGCAGACATGGCACTCGAACACCATCGCGTCGTCATCACCGCCGCCGGCCGCGACTTCGGGCGTACCCTCGCCCTCCGGTTCGCGAGCCGGGGGGCCGAGGTCCACCTCTCCGCCCGGACCCTCGAAGCCGCCGAACGCGTCCGCGGCGAGATCCGGTCGCAGGGCCACGCCGCCGACCGCGTCCACGCCTACGCCTGCGACCTCACCGACCCCGCCTCCGTACGGGAGTTCGCCGCCGCGGTGGCCGCGCGCACGGACCACGTCGACGTACTCGTCAACAACGGCTCCCGCTACCAGCACGGCACCGACCTGCTGTCCGCCTCCGACGAGGACGTCGTCGACACCCTCGCCTCCGGAGCCACCGGCACCGTACTGGCCACCAAGGCGTTCCTCCCGCTGCTGCTGAAGTCGGCCAAGCCGGACATCGTCACCATGGTGTCCGGCTGCGGCGAGACCGGCCACCACCGCTCCGACGCCCACGACGCCTTCTACGCCGCCAAGAGCGCCCAGGCCGGTTTCACCGAGATCCTCTCCCGCAGGCTGCGCGACCGTGGCGTCCGCGTGATCTCGCTCTACCCGCCGGACTTCGACAACCACGACCCGCTGTCGCACGCGTGGGAGGGCGCCCCGCGCACCGCGAAGGACCCCCTCACCGCGCAGTCGCTGGTCGACTGCGTCTTCTTCGCGATAGGCCAGCCCCGCGACTGCTTCATCAAGTCCTTCCACTTCGAGCAGGTCTGACGGCATGGGCCGCACCCTGAGCGAGATCCTGGACGCGGCGGCCGAAGGGCTCTTCCCGCCCCCCGACGGCGGCATGACCGTGGTGCCGCAGGAACACCACCGCGACGCGGGCGTCATCGCCTTCACCGCGCACTCCGTCGTGTTCACCGACGAGGACCCGGACTGGGTGCTCGCCACCCTCGCCTTCCTGGACTGCGACCCGCTGGCCGCCACCATGAACCCGCACTTCCTGGCCGCGCTCCTTGACCGCACCGGGCGCCGGACCGACACCATCGACCTGCTCACCGTCGCCGGCCCGCTGCCCGGCGGGCCCGCGTTGGAGCTCCGCGAGACGACCGATCCCGATCACCCGCGCGTACGCCGGGCCCTGCGCCGCCGTCACGACGTACGGGTCTGGTCGGCCGACGGGGGAGTCCTCGTCCTCGGCCGCGGCCTCGCGGGCCGCTGGGAGGCGGCGATCGAGGTGGACGAGGACGTCCGGCACCGCGGGCTCGGCAGGCAACTGGCGCTCGCCGCCCGCCACCTCGTCCCCGACGGCCGGCCGGTCTGGTCCCAGCAGGCCACCGGCAACGCGCGCAGCATCCGCGCCTTCCAGGCGGCCGGATACCGGCCGGTCGGCGCGGAGGCCCTGATGTGGCCGCCCGGACCCTGAGAACGCCCCCGGGACGCCCCTTGAACGCCTCGACGGCACCCTGACCACCGGCCCGCCGCGGTGATCGTGTGGAATGGGTGCCATGCGGAAGGGCAAGAAGCAGCGGCGACCCGCCATGGGCATGCCGCCGGAGGTGCTGGTCATACCGGTGGGGGCGGGCCGGGCGATGTCCGTCACGGGTGTCGGCCGGACCGGACACGTCCGCGAGGGGGCCGCCCGATGAGCCTTCCCGACGCCGACACGCCCTCCGAGCACTGGCGCTACGCCCGCCACCTGGAGTCGCTGGCCGCGGTGCCGGGCGGGAACGCCGAGGCCGAGGCCGAGGTCGTGACCGCCGTACTGGGCGATCCCGACCGGGTGATGGCCGAGGCCGCGGTGGTCACCCACCTCGACCGCCGGGCGGTGGGCCTGCTCGCCGACGACGGGTTCACGGTCTGGGCGCGGGCCATGTCCGGCGTGCTCGCCGACCGGGCCTTCCCCGAGCGCCGGCTGCGGGAGTGGAGCCTGCTCAAGGCCGTCACCCGGGGCGAGCCCTGGTCCGCCGCCGAGCTGACGGGCGCGTCCGACTGGTGCCAGCGCACCGCGGTCCGGCTGCTCGGCTCCCACGAAGCCCTGGAACTGCTGGCCGCCGACGCCCGCACCCGCCGCGTCCGCAACGCCGCCGCCGAGCGCCTGCGCCGGGGCACGGTCGCCTGAACCCGGGTGACCCGCCGTCGGCCCGCGGCTTAGGCTGCCCGGGTGACCAGCGAACACCTCTCCAGGATCAACGGCTTCATGGCGTCCTTCGCCCGCCGCCAGGCCGCCCGTACCGTCCGGCTGCCCGGCGGGTTCGCCGCCTACGACGACGCCTTCGCCCACTCCCGCGGGAACAACCAGGTCGTCATCGACGGGGCCGTCGACCCCGAGGCGCTGCCCGCCCTCACGGAGGAGGCCCTCGGCCACCTGCCGCACCGCCTGGTCTCCGTCCTCGACGACGAGACCGCCCGGGCGTGCGCCGGACCGCTGGTCCGTGCCGGCTACACCCACTCCGCCTACCTCGTGATGCTCCACACCGGACCGGTGCCGGCCCCCGCGGACGCGCAGGAGGTCGACCTGGACGCACTGCGCGGCCCGCTCACCACCCGCTGGCGCGGCATCCTCCCGGACGTCGACGACGAAGTCGTGCGCCATCTCGTCGACCGGCGCGAGGCCCGCCTGCGCGGCGCCGACGACGTCCGCTTCATCGGCTCCCGCGCCGAGGGAGGGGAGGTGGCCTCCTGGGCCGACCTCTACCTCGACCCGGCCGCCGGCACGGCCCAGATCGAGGACCTCATGACCTCGGAGGCGCATTTCCGGCGCGGCCACGCCGATGCCGTCGTGGCCACCGCCCTGAGTCTGGCCGCGGCCGCGGGCTGCGACGCCCGCTTCCTGACCGCCGACGCGACGGACTGGCCGCGCCACTGGTACGAGCGGCGCGGCTTCCGCGTCATCGGCCACTCGCACGCCTTCGAACGGGGCTGACCGGGTGGGCACCCCCAGGGTGTGGCCAGTCGGTCAGATGCCGCGGCGCACCCTGGCGGCGCGGCGCGCCTCGGCCTGCTGACGGGCCTCCAGCGTCTTGCGGGACTCCTTGCCCTTGCCGGGCCGGCCCGGCCGCGTGCCGATGCCGCGGAAGCCGAGCTCCGTCCCCGACGGCCTGCCCTTGGCATCGGTCGGCGCGGAGCCGGCCAGCGGCACGCCGGAAGGGGCCTTCGCGCCGGTGATCCGGCTGAGCGCCGCCTCACCGGACCGCACCTGCGTGATCGTCGGCCGGATCCGGGCGTCGGACAGCAGCCGCACCATGTCCCGGCGCTGGTTCGGGGTGACGAGCGTGACGACCCGGCCGGACTCGCCGGCGCGGGCGGTCCGGCCGCCTCGGTGCAGGTAGTCCTTGTGGTCGGCCGGCGGGTCGACGTTGACGACGAGGTCGAGGTCGTCGATGTGGATGCCGCGCGCGGCGACGTTCGTCGCGACCAGCACGGTGACCGCCCCGGTCTTGAACTGGGCCAGGGTCCGGGTGCGCTGCGGCTGCGACTTGCCGCTGTGCAGTCCCTCAGCCCGTACGCCCATCGCGCGCAGGTGCTTCACGAACTGGTCGACGCCGTGCTTGGTGTCGAGGAACATCAGCACCCGGTTGTCGCGGGCCGCGATCTCGGTCGCCGCCGAGATCTTGTCGGCCGCGTGGATGTGCAGGACGTGGTGGTCCATCGTCGTCACGGCGCCCGCCTGCGGGTCGACGGACGACGAGACCGGGTCCTTCAGGTACCTGCGCACCAGCTGGTCGACATTGCGGTCCAGGGTCGCCGAGAAGAGCATCTTCTGGCCCGCGTGGTGCACCTGGTCCAGGATCTCCGTGACCTGCGGCATGAACCCCATGTCGCACATCTGGTCGGCCTCGTCGAGCACGGTGATCCGTACCCGCTCCAGGTGGACGTCGCGCCGCCCGACCAGGTCGCTGAGGCGCCCCGGGGTGGCCACGACGACCTCGGCGCCGGTCCGCAGGCCGCTCACCTGCCGGCCGATGGACAGCCCGCCCACCACCGTGGCCATCCGCAGCCGCAGGGCCGCCGCGTACGGCTCCAGCGCCTCGGTCACCTGCTGCGCCAGCTCGCGCGTCGGTACGAGGACCAGCGCCAGCGGCCGCTTCGGGTCGGCCTGCTGTCCCGCCGTGCGCGCCAGCAGGGCCAGGCCGAAGGCCAGCGTCTTGCCGGAGCCGGTCCGCCCGCGCCCGAGGACGTCGCGCCCGGCGAGGGCGTTCGGGAGGGTCGCGGCCTGGATCGGGAACGGCTGCGTCACCGACTGGGAGGCCAGGGTCTCCGCCAGCTCCACGGGCAGGTCGAGCTCCGAGAACGACTCCACCGGCGCGAGCGCCGGCGCCTTCGGCTCGGGCATCGCGAACTCACCCTGCGGCCCGAGGCTCCGGGGGGCCTTGGCGGCGGTCTTGGAACCGGCCTTGGCACCGCCCTTCACACCGAAGCGGCCATGAGCTGACGGGTTCCTCATGCAGGACCTTTCGAAGCAAGGGGAGAAGAAGAAAAGAAGATGGTCAACCGCCCATGGTACCAGCGGGGGGCAGGGCCCCGGGGGCGTCCAGCTCGCCCGAGCGGACCTGGGCGCAGTGGGCGCGGACCTCGGCCGCGGCGCGCTCGAAGAAGTCGGCGATCACGGCGGTCTCGTCGGGGGTGTAGTCCGCGAACAGCGTGCCGAGCCGGTCGTAGAACGGCTGGTAGACGGCGAAGACGCGGGCCGCCGCGGCGGGCTCGGCCACGACGCGCACCCGGCGCCGGTCGGCCGGATCGGGCCGGCGGCGCGCGTAGCCGGCCTTCTCGAGGCGGTTGAGCACGCCGGTGACGGCGCCCGTGGTGAGGTCCACCAGCTCGGCCAGGTCGCCGGCGGCGAGGGGGTTCTCCCCGGCGCCCAGGACGTGCCCGAGGCAGGTCAGGTCGGTGACGTTGAGCCCGAGCCGCTGCGCCACCTCCTGCTGGCCGACGATGCCCAGGGCGACGAACTGGTCCATGCGCGAAAGCGCCTCCGCGGCCGTGGCCGCGGGGCGGGGCTTGCCCTGCACGCAAATACTCCTTAGCATCTAAGTTACTTAGCTGGTGAGATACTTACCTCGCGAAATAAGAATCTCCTTGTCCTGAGCCTACTGCTGCCCCTTCGACCAGGGAGAACCATGAGCGCGCACGGTCACGTCGATCTCGGCCACACGGTGGCCGGCTGGACCGGAACCACGTTGGCCCTGCTGGGCTTCGCCGGGGCGGGCGCCGCCGTCTGCGCGGCCTGGCCGCCCGGGATCCTGATCGGCCTCGCCGTCGTCGTCCTGGCCGGGGTCGTCACCTGGCTGCTGCACCTGGCCGGGTGGGGCAAGCCGAGCGGCCCCCGCCCGGAATCCGAATGGGACTGGCGCACCCGCGACACCGCGGCCGGTGCCGGGCACGCCGACTGCCTGGGCTGCCGGGCCGGTGGACCCCGCCGGGCCGTCGCGGCCGCCCGGCCCCGCCCCGCGGCGCGGCTGCCGG includes these proteins:
- a CDS encoding DUF418 domain-containing protein, with protein sequence MGTGAGTGAGNGAGADGRGGGPGRLAGVDAVRGIAVLGMFAVHVGPSPQPEGAGYLLVAADGRAPALFTLLAGFSLVLAQRATDPARRPEGWASRWRPLLIRCAVLAVLGLYLASLWPGILVILAFFAVYFLAAEPFTRLSTPVLTAVAGASVVVGPLLSFLLGPLFGYGSSGRGLVPEAADLTSWPGLGAAVCELLLTGAYPLATYFPYVLAGMALARLCDVRERVTARRMAVWGTAAAVAGYGTAWLATHVFGTRQRLLEAIAVHHPEAMAAADPVREVLSGQFGAVPSTSWDWLLLADPYSQTPLETLGNAGVGCALIGLCALAARHAVGARLLRPLTMLGAMALSAYVAHALVLAGPAHGAASWSAWVAFSGAALALTWVWQRIWADSPLRRGPVEHALRLATRVGGRA
- a CDS encoding NUDIX domain-containing protein, which codes for MPQLTDHGATDDRECAPGTWMTPEEYGASRAAVWTAAVVLVTDTDGRILVQSVDYRADRLLPGGAIDAGEAPSAAAARELREELGVDGRYPRGLAVDWIPADTPGFPPEMRFPGEILHVYDGGTWTPDRIDAVRLPAQEITGIHFAEPADLPALMDPGDARRALSALRARINGCGAALLEDGRPTAPTALDRLGVLRTPRIPQRGAWHCGPVPAQVPVRDVSAWLFAPDGRVLLLIARATGAAHLPTPAAAAAAGCSVPLGYRYGTEGAHARVAARLTGLPPAADPAYARLLATPEQVRELSDWGRAGEDEVAAVHAARARLGLPAPARTPLAELPEEGVRW
- a CDS encoding SRPBCC domain-containing protein; translated protein: MSDSAITYTLYIQADPSRVWQALTDPALTRRYWGLSFETDWSVGSAMDWVERGTRTSDPGQLVLGCVPDRLLSYTWHTFSPQWAAAVGIDEELRSELAQEPRTKVTYEIEPVGDTLARLTIRHEGFVPGGTLIGMCGRAWPMLASSLKTLLETGAPLPEPQHETSQGAGGYEAHESRGTREG
- a CDS encoding SDR family oxidoreductase, with the translated sequence MALEHHRVVITAAGRDFGRTLALRFASRGAEVHLSARTLEAAERVRGEIRSQGHAADRVHAYACDLTDPASVREFAAAVAARTDHVDVLVNNGSRYQHGTDLLSASDEDVVDTLASGATGTVLATKAFLPLLLKSAKPDIVTMVSGCGETGHHRSDAHDAFYAAKSAQAGFTEILSRRLRDRGVRVISLYPPDFDNHDPLSHAWEGAPRTAKDPLTAQSLVDCVFFAIGQPRDCFIKSFHFEQV
- a CDS encoding GNAT family protein; this encodes MGRTLSEILDAAAEGLFPPPDGGMTVVPQEHHRDAGVIAFTAHSVVFTDEDPDWVLATLAFLDCDPLAATMNPHFLAALLDRTGRRTDTIDLLTVAGPLPGGPALELRETTDPDHPRVRRALRRRHDVRVWSADGGVLVLGRGLAGRWEAAIEVDEDVRHRGLGRQLALAARHLVPDGRPVWSQQATGNARSIRAFQAAGYRPVGAEALMWPPGP
- a CDS encoding GNAT family N-acetyltransferase; this translates as MASFARRQAARTVRLPGGFAAYDDAFAHSRGNNQVVIDGAVDPEALPALTEEALGHLPHRLVSVLDDETARACAGPLVRAGYTHSAYLVMLHTGPVPAPADAQEVDLDALRGPLTTRWRGILPDVDDEVVRHLVDRREARLRGADDVRFIGSRAEGGEVASWADLYLDPAAGTAQIEDLMTSEAHFRRGHADAVVATALSLAAAAGCDARFLTADATDWPRHWYERRGFRVIGHSHAFERG
- a CDS encoding DEAD/DEAH box helicase → MRNPSAHGRFGVKGGAKAGSKTAAKAPRSLGPQGEFAMPEPKAPALAPVESFSELDLPVELAETLASQSVTQPFPIQAATLPNALAGRDVLGRGRTGSGKTLAFGLALLARTAGQQADPKRPLALVLVPTRELAQQVTEALEPYAAALRLRMATVVGGLSIGRQVSGLRTGAEVVVATPGRLSDLVGRRDVHLERVRITVLDEADQMCDMGFMPQVTEILDQVHHAGQKMLFSATLDRNVDQLVRRYLKDPVSSSVDPQAGAVTTMDHHVLHIHAADKISAATEIAARDNRVLMFLDTKHGVDQFVKHLRAMGVRAEGLHSGKSQPQRTRTLAQFKTGAVTVLVATNVAARGIHIDDLDLVVNVDPPADHKDYLHRGGRTARAGESGRVVTLVTPNQRRDMVRLLSDARIRPTITQVRSGEAALSRITGAKAPSGVPLAGSAPTDAKGRPSGTELGFRGIGTRPGRPGKGKESRKTLEARQQAEARRAARVRRGI
- a CDS encoding MarR family winged helix-turn-helix transcriptional regulator, whose protein sequence is MQGKPRPAATAAEALSRMDQFVALGIVGQQEVAQRLGLNVTDLTCLGHVLGAGENPLAAGDLAELVDLTTGAVTGVLNRLEKAGYARRRPDPADRRRVRVVAEPAAAARVFAVYQPFYDRLGTLFADYTPDETAVIADFFERAAAEVRAHCAQVRSGELDAPGALPPAGTMGG
- a CDS encoding HGxxPAAW family protein, with the translated sequence MSAHGHVDLGHTVAGWTGTTLALLGFAGAGAAVCAAWPPGILIGLAVVVLAGVVTWLLHLAGWGKPSGPRPESEWDWRTRDTAAGAGHADCLGCRAGGPRRAVAAARPRPAARLPAAGEGA